Part of the Acidovorax sp. 107 genome is shown below.
CGTTTCGGCTCGTACTGGGGCGTCAGCACGCTGGTCAACGACACGGCCGTGATGGACGACGCGGGGCGCCTGCTGGGCCCGGGCGAGGTCGGCGAGATCGTGCACCGCGGACCGAACGTGATGGAGGGCTACTACAAGAACCCGCAGGCCACCGCCGAGTCGCGCGCCTTCGGATGGCACCACACCGGCGACCTCGGCGTGTGGGTCGACGGTCAGCTGATGTTCCGCGACCGCAAGAAGGACATGATCAAGACCGGCGGCGAGAACGTGCCGTCGATCAAGGTGGAAGCGGTGCTGCTGCGCCATCCGGCGGTGGCCAATGCCGCCGCGGTGGGCTTGCCGCACCCGCGCTGGATCGAGGCCGTGACCGCCTTCGTCGTTCTCAAGCCAGGCGCCCAGGCCGACGAGGCGAGTCTGATTCAGCACTGCAAGGAGCACCTCGGCGGCTTCGAGGTACCGAAGGGCATCGCCGTCGTTGAGGCGCTGCCGATGACGAGCACCGGCAAGATCCAGAAGCACCCGCTGCGCGAGCTGTACCGGAACCTTTACGATGGCGAACAAGCCGCCACTTGAGACGGAGTCTCCGGTGCGGTCCTGACGCTGCCCGGCCGGGCGCATGCAGGCGCGTTACTCTAAAACTCTTCGTTAGACAACCAGGAAGGAGTGAACCATGGCGACCCCAGTTAGAGCGAGTGACATACCGTTTTCTGTCATGGTTGAGGCAGGGAAGGACTATTGGTGGTGTTCATGTGGGCAGAGCAAGAACCAGCCGTTTTGCGACGGAACGCACAAGGCAGCCGGTCAATTTGTGCCAGTGAAGTATGCGGCTGCGGAGAGTGCGATAGTTTACTTTTGCGGCTGCAAGCAGAGCGGCAGAGCACCGCTGTGCGACGGCTCGCACAAGAAGGTCTGAAGTGGGCTCTAGCCCTTGATTTCCTGCTGCGCACCCCCAGGGCACTGATCGACAAACGGAGCGTCATCGGGCAGGACGAGTCGACCTGAGGTCGTGAGTTGCGTCCATCGCGTAGCGGGAAGGTTGGTAATGACGCCTACTGCATGCTTGGGAAAATTGAGCGGCCAAATGCCGTCGCTCGCGAGCGCGAACGGTCCACTCGGTTCAAACCAAGCCTGCCACGTCTGAACGCCATTCTGAACTGCGCGCCGCGCTGAGTTACCTCTTCAAGCGCTTTCCCGACGAGTACTTCCGGCACATCGACGACGCCCGCAGTTACCTTGTGGAGTTCGTCGACGCACTCACCGAGGTTGGCTGGCTAGCGGTGGTCAGCTGAAAGAGTCAACGGGGTTTTAGATCTTTACGGCCGGCTGCGGAATCTGGCTCACACCCAGGCGCGTGAGCAGCTGCACGTGGGACTCAGTGTCGCGGTTGCCGGTGGCCAGCAGCTTGTTGCCGAAGAAGATGGAGTTGGCGCCGGCGAGGAAGCACAATGCCTGGATAGCCTCGCCCATCTGCTGGCGTCCGGCCGACAGGCGCACGCGCGCCTTGGGCATGGTGATGCGGGCCACGGCAATGGTGCGCACGAACTCGAAGGGATCGAGCGGCGCCTGTTCGGCCAGCGGCGTGCCTTCGACGCGCATCAGGTTGTTGATCGGCAACGATTCGCGGTGGGGTCCAGATTGGCCAGTTCGGCGATCAGGCCGGCGCGCTGGCGGTGGCTTTCACCCATGCCGCCGATGCCACCCGAGCAGACCTTGACGCCGGCACCTCGCATGTGCGCCAGCGTGTCCAGCCGGTCCTGGTAGTCGCGCGTGCTGACGATGTCGCCGTAGAAATCAGGCGCGGTGTCCAGGTTGTGGTTGTAGTAGTCCAGGCCGGCGTCGGCCAGTAGCTGTACGTGTTCTTCCTTGAGCATGCCCAGCCTGGCACAGGTCTCCAGGCCCAGGCCCTTGACGCCGTGTACCAGCGCGGCGACTTTCTCCACGTCGCGTTCCCTGGGTTCGAGCAAGGCCGCGCCCATGCAGAAGCTCGTGGCCCCAGCCTCCTTGGCGCGGCGGGCGGCGAACAGCACCTCTTCCAGCTCCATCAGCTTGGAGGCCTTGACGCCGGTGTGGTATTGGCCGACTGCGGGCAGTAGCCGCAGTCCTCCGGGCAGCCGCCGGTCTTGACCGACAGCAGGGTGGCGAACTCGACCTGCGTCGGGTCGAAGTGCTCGTGGCGCACGGTCTGCGCGCGGAATAGCAGCTCGGGGAAGGGCAGCTGGAACAGCGCCTCGATGGCGTCCACGCTCCAGCGCTCGGCTTTCGCGGCGGCGGCCGCTTTCGGGCGGTGCAGGGTGATGGTTTGTTCTGTGACGGTACTCATGGCGATCTCTCTATCTCGGGCGTGATTCAGGCGCTGTCGCCGCCGTGGTGATCAGCGTGCGTCGGCACATGGGATGCTTCCTGCACCAGGATGTGGCTGCGCTGTTCCTTGATGCGGTTCTGCTCGTCCACGAAGACCAGCTTGGGCTCGAAGCCCTTACACCTTTCTTCGGGCACCTGGGCGAAAGCGGCAATGATGAGCAGGTCGCCCACGGCAGCGCGGCGCGCGGCCGAGCCGTTGACGGAAATGATACCCGAGCCGCGCTCGCCGTTGTTGATGTTCCAGATGTGAACCTGTTCGTTCTCCATCATGTTGGCGGCTTCAAGCAGGTTCTCGTCAATGGCGCAGGAGCCTTCGTAGTGCAGCTCGCAGTCGGTGACGGTGGTGCGGTGGATCTTGGATTTGAGCAGGGTGCGGTACATGGCTTCACCTTCAAGGAGGTTCAGCGGGCAAGCAGCCCCCGGGTATCAAACAGGCGTTGGTGGCTGGCCCAGTCCAGGTTATCGGTAATGCGCAGCTTGTCACCAGGACATCGAATTGGCCAGCCGAAGCGCTTCAGGCGCCTTGTGGCCTGATGTGCTGGGTGGCCTCGTCTTCGACACGTTGCCAGATCTCGACCGCGATCGGGTTGTCGCTCTCTTCGAGGATATGGCCCACCAGCCCGATGGCGCGCGCGAAGACGCCGATGCCGCGCACGATTTTCCATGGCAGCCCGAGTTCGCAGCTGATGGCGCCGATGGCGCCGGTCGCATTGACGGGCAGCGACTTGCCAGCGACGCGTTCGGCCTCGGCGCAGATCAGTTGTTCGAGCCGGATGTAGTCCCCAGAAAAGTCGTTGTCCTCGGCGATCTGGAACAGGCGCGGGGCACGCGGATCGACCGGCTTGTGCAAGGGATGGCCGAGCCCGGGAATGATCTGGCCGCGTGCACGAAAGGCGGCCACGGTGTCGCGGGCGATGCGCTCCAGATCGGCGCCCTGGGTGCCCGGCGGAAGTGCCTCGTACAGCATCTTGGCGGTGCCTTCGGTGCTGCCGACGAACACACTGCCCAGGCCGCACAAGCCGGCCGCCACCGCCGCCTGCAGCGATTCGGGCGCACCGGCGTAGGTCAGGCGCGCGGCCAGCGCGCTCGGCGTGATGCCGTGCTCGACCAACGTCACCGCAATGGCGTTGAACACGTTCGATTCCTGCGGCGTCGGCATGCGCCCGAGGATCTGCAGGAAGGCCATGTCACCCAGGTTGAGATGGCCGAGGATCTCGTCGGGCAGGCTCTTGCCGTGCACTATGATGCGGTCGGGGGTGCTCCAGGCGATGTCGGAGCGGATGGGCTTGTTTTTGCGGGCCATGAGGGACTCCAGTCGGGTCAATGAAAATCAGGCTTCCAAGCCGGCGCTGCGTATCACGGCGCGCGCGCGCTGGACCACCGGCAGGTCCACCATCTGGCCGTCCACGGCCACGGCACCGCCGTTGGCCGATTCAAATGCTTCGCAGACGCGGCGCGCCCAGTCAAGCCGCTCGGGGGTGGGCGTGAACACCGTCTGAACGGCAACCACCTGCTTCGGGTGGATGCACAGCTTGGCGCCAAAGCCGAGTCGAAGCGCGCGTTCGGTGTCGGCCTGCAAGCGGTGCAGGTCGTCGATCGCGGTGCTGACGCCATCGACCGGCGCAGCCAGCCCGGCCAGCCGCGAAGCCAGCACCATTTGGGAGCGGAAGGCCAGCAGCTCGGTCTCCGCGCCATCGGGCGCGCAGTCGATGCCCAGATCGAGCGCCAGGTCGACGCTTCCAAAGGCCAGGCGAATCACGCCCGGCACGCGCGCAATGCTGTGGATATCTTGCAGACCGCGCGCCGACTCGATGATCGGCAACACGTCCTTGTAGGTGGCCTCGACCACGGTGCAGACGGCGTCGATGCCCTCGGCCTTGGGCAGCATCACCGCCGCCACGCCAGGATGACGACACAGTTCGAGGTCGTCCTCAAACCACGGCGTGCCAGCGGCATTGATGCGAACCGCCAGCGGCGCAGCCTCCTCCAGTAGCGCCGCCAGCGCCTCGCGCGCGAGCGCTTTCGCCTCGGGGGCCACAGCGTCTTCCAGATCGACGATGACCACGTCCGCTCCGCTGGCGCGGGCCTTGGCATAGCGCTCGGGTCGATCGGCGGGCACGAAAAGGTAGGCGCGCGGGGCGGTGGGGTTGGCTGTCATGCGCGCGCCTCCAGCCAGCGGCCCATGCGCGGCGCC
Proteins encoded:
- a CDS encoding CDGSH iron-sulfur domain-containing protein — protein: MVEAGKDYWWCSCGQSKNQPFCDGTHKAAGQFVPVKYAAAESAIVYFCGCKQSGRAPLCDGSHKKV
- the panD gene encoding aspartate 1-decarboxylase, yielding MYRTLLKSKIHRTTVTDCELHYEGSCAIDENLLEAANMMENEQVHIWNINNGERGSGIISVNGSAARRAAVGDLLIIAAFAQVPEERCKGFEPKLVFVDEQNRIKEQRSHILVQEASHVPTHADHHGGDSA
- a CDS encoding citryl-CoA lyase, producing MARKNKPIRSDIAWSTPDRIIVHGKSLPDEILGHLNLGDMAFLQILGRMPTPQESNVFNAIAVTLVEHGITPSALAARLTYAGAPESLQAAVAAGLCGLGSVFVGSTEGTAKMLYEALPPGTQGADLERIARDTVAAFRARGQIIPGLGHPLHKPVDPRAPRLFQIAEDNDFSGDYIRLEQLICAEAERVAGKSLPVNATGAIGAISCELGLPWKIVRGIGVFARAIGLVGHILEESDNPIAVEIWQRVEDEATQHIRPQGA
- a CDS encoding CoA ester lyase; amino-acid sequence: MTANPTAPRAYLFVPADRPERYAKARASGADVVIVDLEDAVAPEAKALAREALAALLEEAAPLAVRINAAGTPWFEDDLELCRHPGVAAVMLPKAEGIDAVCTVVEATYKDVLPIIESARGLQDIHSIARVPGVIRLAFGSVDLALDLGIDCAPDGAETELLAFRSQMVLASRLAGLAAPVDGVSTAIDDLHRLQADTERALRLGFGAKLCIHPKQVVAVQTVFTPTPERLDWARRVCEAFESANGGAVAVDGQMVDLPVVQRARAVIRSAGLEA